A section of the Candidatus Desulfarcum epimagneticum genome encodes:
- the hisB gene encoding Imidazoleglycerol-phosphate dehydratase, translated as MIRSSEAVRKTRETDISVAVRLDGSGERDISTGIPFFDHMLSLFAAHGFFDLTVRAKGDIEVDFHHTVEDVGIVLGETFLKAWGDKTGVRRFGHASTPMDETLAVVSADLSGRPFLVFNVPAVIQSPGAFDVYLSEEFFRGFVHSAKMTLHINVMYGKNEHHIIEAIFKSVGRALDQALSPDPRIKGALSTKGAL; from the coding sequence ATGATCCGCTCATCAGAAGCCGTCCGAAAGACCCGTGAGACCGATATTTCCGTGGCCGTCCGCCTGGACGGCTCCGGCGAGCGCGATATCTCCACCGGGATTCCCTTCTTCGATCACATGCTGTCCCTTTTCGCGGCCCATGGTTTTTTTGACCTGACCGTCCGGGCAAAGGGCGACATTGAGGTGGATTTCCACCACACGGTGGAGGATGTGGGGATTGTCCTGGGAGAGACGTTCTTAAAGGCGTGGGGAGACAAAACAGGCGTTCGGCGCTTCGGCCACGCCTCCACTCCCATGGATGAGACCCTGGCGGTGGTTTCGGCGGATTTGTCGGGCCGGCCCTTTCTGGTTTTCAACGTTCCGGCCGTCATTCAATCCCCCGGCGCCTTTGACGTGTATCTTTCCGAAGAATTTTTCAGGGGATTTGTCCATTCGGCGAAGATGACCCTTCACATCAACGTCATGTACGGAAAAAACGAGCACCACATCATTGAGGCCATATTCAAATCCGTCGGCCGGGCGCTGGACCAGGCCCTTTCCCCGGACCCCCGGATCAAGGGCGCGCTTTCCACAAAAGGGGCTTTGTGA
- the rplT gene encoding 50S ribosomal subunit protein L20 (Evidence 2a : Function from experimental evidences in other organisms; PubMedId : 10094780, 12809609, 3158742, 381019, 6317865, 8628231; Product type s : structure), which translates to MRIKRGYKARRRRKKVLKLAKGYRGGRSKLYRTAADAVDKALMCAYRDRRAKKRDFRRLWITRINAAARMNDLSYSKLIRGLKLADIRLDRKILADLAVSDPSGFSKIAAEAARRLQAS; encoded by the coding sequence ATGAGGATAAAACGAGGATATAAAGCGCGGAGACGGCGCAAAAAGGTTCTGAAACTGGCCAAAGGATACCGGGGGGGGCGGAGCAAACTCTACCGCACCGCCGCCGACGCCGTGGACAAGGCCCTGATGTGCGCCTACCGGGACCGGCGGGCGAAAAAACGCGATTTCAGGCGGCTTTGGATCACCCGAATCAACGCGGCGGCCCGAATGAACGATTTGTCTTACAGCAAACTGATCCGTGGCCTTAAGCTCGCCGACATCCGGCTCGACCGGAAAATACTGGCGGACCTGGCCGTGTCCGATCCGTCGGGGTTTTCCAAAATCGCCGCGGAGGCGGCCCGGCGGCTTCAGGCATCTTGA
- the hisA gene encoding 1-(5-phosphoribosyl)-5-((5-phosphoribosylamino)methylideneamino) imidazole-4-carboxamide isomerase, whose product MRIIPAIDIKDNRCVRLLQGRFEDETVFSDDPAAMAQRWAGQGARLIHVVDLDGAVGKKPKNLSSIKKILETVDVPIQVGGGIRDMETIAMYLDLGVRRLILGTVAIKDPELAAGACARFPGAMAAGIDARNGLAAIDGWTKTTDVRAIDLARRLEDAGFSAIIFTDIDKDGMEKGPNIEETRKLAEAVSIPVTASGGVSGIKDILNLLPLEKSGVDGIITGKALYTGALSLKEAMAAADGRGERERSSH is encoded by the coding sequence ATGCGGATCATTCCCGCCATTGATATTAAAGACAATCGATGCGTCCGGCTGCTCCAGGGGCGTTTTGAGGACGAGACGGTTTTTTCCGACGACCCCGCCGCCATGGCCCAAAGATGGGCCGGCCAGGGGGCCCGTCTCATCCATGTGGTGGACCTGGACGGCGCCGTGGGAAAAAAGCCGAAGAACCTTTCCTCCATCAAAAAAATACTGGAAACCGTGGATGTTCCCATCCAGGTGGGCGGGGGAATCCGGGACATGGAGACCATCGCCATGTATCTCGATCTTGGGGTGAGACGCCTGATCCTGGGCACCGTGGCCATCAAGGATCCCGAACTCGCCGCCGGGGCGTGCGCGCGCTTTCCCGGCGCCATGGCGGCCGGGATAGACGCCCGGAACGGCCTTGCGGCCATAGACGGATGGACAAAGACCACCGACGTCAGGGCCATTGATCTGGCCCGGCGACTGGAGGACGCGGGATTTTCCGCCATTATTTTCACCGACATCGACAAAGACGGCATGGAAAAAGGCCCCAACATTGAAGAGACCCGAAAGCTGGCCGAGGCGGTGTCCATCCCGGTGACGGCCTCGGGCGGCGTGTCCGGAATAAAGGACATCCTCAACCTTCTGCCCCTTGAAAAATCCGGCGTGGACGGAATCATCACGGGAAAAGCCCTTTACACCGGGGCGCTGAGCCTGAAAGAAGCCATGGCCGCGGCCGACGGGCGCGGCGAAAGGGAGCGGTCATCGCATTGA
- the pheS gene encoding phenylalanine tRNA synthetase, alpha subunit (Evidence 2a : Function from experimental evidences in other organisms; PubMedId : 1537809, 1959653, 2991205, 6317865; Product type e : enzyme), translated as MEESITHIQDLALSGLESVLSDKKKPIKEKKEEVERLYTRFLGRKGEATRLLRNISSLPKDQRPGAGKKINELKKKLEDAFGRARKEIAGGESRGKERGIDVSLPGRPAPLGAGHPVTRVSGRICDIFKHMGFDIAEGPEVEADYYNFEALNFPKNHPARDMQDTFFVSDNVVLRTHTSPLQVRIMEKTPPPVKAIAPGKVYRCDSDLTHTPMFHQVEGLLVGENVSFGDLKGVLASFVRRMFDDRTSLRFRPSFFPFTEPSAEVDILCVMCRGSGCRVCSRTGWLEVLGSGMVHPAVFENVGYDTSRYTGFAFGMGVERIAMLKYGIDDIRKFFENDIRFLRQF; from the coding sequence GTGGAAGAATCCATCACACACATACAGGACCTGGCGCTGTCCGGGCTTGAGTCCGTCCTTTCGGACAAAAAAAAGCCGATCAAAGAGAAAAAAGAGGAAGTAGAGCGGCTTTACACGCGTTTCCTGGGAAGAAAGGGAGAGGCGACCCGGCTGCTTCGAAACATCTCCTCCCTTCCCAAAGACCAGAGGCCCGGGGCCGGTAAGAAAATCAACGAGCTGAAAAAAAAGCTGGAAGACGCCTTTGGGCGGGCGCGGAAGGAAATCGCCGGCGGCGAATCCCGGGGAAAAGAGCGCGGCATTGATGTCTCCCTGCCCGGCCGGCCGGCGCCCCTGGGCGCCGGGCACCCGGTGACCCGGGTGTCAGGGCGCATCTGCGACATATTCAAACACATGGGTTTTGACATCGCCGAAGGCCCGGAGGTGGAGGCCGATTATTACAATTTCGAGGCGCTCAATTTTCCCAAAAACCACCCGGCCCGGGACATGCAGGACACTTTTTTCGTCTCGGACAATGTGGTGCTCAGGACCCACACCTCTCCCCTTCAGGTTCGGATCATGGAAAAAACCCCGCCGCCGGTCAAAGCCATCGCCCCGGGCAAGGTGTACCGGTGCGACTCAGATTTGACCCACACCCCCATGTTCCACCAGGTGGAGGGCCTTCTGGTGGGGGAAAACGTCTCCTTCGGCGACCTGAAAGGCGTCCTGGCCTCCTTTGTGCGCCGGATGTTCGACGACCGGACCTCGCTTCGGTTTCGCCCGAGCTTTTTCCCGTTCACCGAGCCCAGCGCCGAGGTGGACATTCTTTGCGTCATGTGCCGGGGCTCGGGATGCCGGGTCTGCTCCCGGACAGGATGGCTGGAGGTCCTGGGATCGGGAATGGTGCATCCCGCGGTTTTTGAAAACGTGGGGTACGACACGTCCCGATACACGGGCTTCGCCTTTGGAATGGGCGTGGAGCGCATCGCCATGCTCAAATACGGAATTGATGACATTCGGAAATTTTTTGAAAACGACATCCGGTTTTTAAGGCAGTTTTAG
- a CDS encoding tRNA-specific adenosine deaminase, whose protein sequence is MMSREAVNEALMRKALTLAEKALMAGEFPVGCVIARGERVVAEGFRRNSRPGSLNELDHAEMGALGRLAETGPHENPGDLSIFTTLEPCLMCFGAIALSGIGRIVYAYEDVMGGGSGLPAEALAPLYQNSGPVVEGGVLRLESAALFKKYFSDPAHSYWKDSLLARHALGLGPDEKKAGSGRMDFF, encoded by the coding sequence ATGATGAGCCGAGAAGCCGTTAACGAAGCCTTAATGAGAAAAGCCCTGACCCTGGCGGAAAAAGCCCTCATGGCGGGAGAATTTCCCGTGGGATGCGTCATCGCCCGGGGAGAGCGCGTCGTGGCCGAGGGGTTTCGGCGAAACAGCCGGCCCGGCTCCCTCAACGAGCTGGACCACGCGGAGATGGGCGCCCTTGGACGGCTCGCCGAAACCGGACCCCATGAAAACCCCGGGGATTTGTCCATTTTCACCACCCTGGAGCCCTGCCTGATGTGTTTCGGCGCCATCGCGCTGAGCGGAATCGGCCGAATCGTTTACGCCTACGAGGACGTCATGGGCGGCGGCTCGGGCCTGCCCGCCGAAGCCCTGGCCCCTTTGTACCAAAACAGCGGCCCTGTGGTGGAGGGAGGGGTTTTGCGCCTGGAAAGCGCGGCTCTTTTTAAAAAATATTTCAGCGACCCCGCCCATTCATACTGGAAGGACAGCCTCTTGGCCAGACACGCCCTGGGCCTGGGGCCGGACGAAAAAAAAGCCGGATCCGGAAGAATGGATTTTTTTTAA
- the rpmI gene encoding 50S ribosomal subunit protein L35 (Evidence 2a : Function from experimental evidences in other organisms; PubMedId : 10094780, 3298224, 3542048, 6325158; Product type s : structure), translated as MPKIKTNRAAAKRFKKTGSGKFKFSKSHGSHILTKKTTKRKRSLRRTRIVDQTNRKQIRLLLPNA; from the coding sequence ATGCCTAAAATAAAAACCAACCGGGCCGCGGCCAAGCGCTTTAAAAAGACCGGCTCCGGAAAATTCAAATTTTCAAAGTCCCACGGAAGTCACATACTCACCAAAAAAACGACCAAACGGAAACGTTCGCTCAGGCGGACCCGGATTGTGGATCAAACCAACAGAAAACAGATCAGACTGCTTTTGCCCAACGCCTGA
- a CDS encoding hypothetical protein (Evidence 5 : Unknown function), with protein sequence MLYVARRAKPQAVQAAGSRKHGAGGRKKSMSEKNPECPLYNPFNCKEYYNPKLCAFAKKDKVCLKKKRPRPKAGENGEERVGNALS encoded by the coding sequence ATGCTATATGTGGCAAGACGCGCGAAACCACAGGCCGTCCAGGCCGCCGGCTCGCGCAAGCATGGAGCGGGGGGAAGAAAAAAATCGATGTCGGAAAAAAATCCTGAATGCCCTTTATACAACCCTTTCAACTGCAAGGAGTATTACAATCCCAAGCTTTGCGCATTCGCAAAAAAGGACAAGGTCTGCCTGAAAAAAAAGAGACCCCGGCCCAAAGCCGGGGAAAACGGGGAGGAAAGAGTCGGGAACGCCCTTTCTTAA
- the pheT gene encoding Phenylalanine--tRNA ligase beta subunit, which produces MKISLSWLKAHVNVEMDPQSLAGALTMAGLEVETVSDRFAYLENVAAARILEILPMKGSDSLKLCRADLGDREASVVCGAPNVAEGMICPLALPGAALPGGTVKAARIRKETSEGMLCSAAELGISDDHSGVMPLGDDIAPGRRLSEILSLSDMVFDIDITPNRPDCLNVLGIAREVAAMENKPLLRPGADASGKEMETSVFDLAEVSIKDPDLCPRYAARVLEGVTVGPSPFWLKDRLLSVGMKPVNNIVDVTNFVMMEMGQPLHAFDLDRLAGHAIVVKTAGKNKSFVTLDGVERALPEDALMICDAEKPVAIAGIMGGMNSEIEPSTTRVLIESAYFSSAGVRKISKALGLSTEASYRFERGGDPGATAAALERAAVLMLETAGGRLAKGAIDEFPQPFAEKKLSLGAKETNRLLGTGFSANEMARLLESIDFKVEKEENGDLTVTAPSFRPDIGRPVDLMEEIARLSGYDDIPASFPAISGQISPPVKQLDVRTKIKGLMKGFGFFETIHYSFVSAESCDLLGLDENDRRRDFVKILNPLSTQQAVMRTTLLHGMFETAARNISRGSKNLRLFEIGKVFRVFPNAPDPKAPGKPGEETLPEETETLLCFQTGARWERSWTLKETPCDFYDMKGAAEGLFKGLGVGDAQFTALPESHCAYVKPGHAAAVSINGQYMGLLGEVSPGVLEKYGIPGPAFILEMNAHSLAGAVPDTLKTEPLPKFPSVSRDITLILDKGMETGRILEAIREFQEPLMEGARILDVFDKSPIPEGKASVTFRITYRSLERTLEDEEATRVNRKIADRIMDQFKADLPA; this is translated from the coding sequence ATGAAAATCAGTTTAAGCTGGCTCAAAGCCCATGTGAATGTGGAAATGGATCCCCAAAGCCTGGCCGGGGCCCTGACCATGGCCGGGCTGGAGGTGGAGACGGTTTCAGACCGCTTCGCCTATCTGGAAAATGTGGCGGCGGCCCGAATACTGGAAATCCTCCCCATGAAAGGCTCCGACTCCCTCAAACTCTGCCGGGCCGACCTGGGAGACCGGGAGGCGTCCGTGGTCTGCGGGGCGCCCAATGTCGCCGAAGGCATGATCTGCCCCCTCGCCCTTCCCGGGGCCGCGCTTCCGGGGGGAACGGTCAAGGCCGCCCGGATTCGAAAAGAGACCTCCGAGGGCATGCTGTGCAGCGCCGCCGAGCTGGGGATCAGCGACGACCATTCCGGGGTCATGCCCCTTGGGGACGACATCGCACCCGGACGGAGACTTTCGGAGATTCTCTCCCTCTCGGACATGGTTTTCGACATCGACATCACCCCCAACCGGCCGGACTGCCTGAACGTCCTGGGAATCGCCCGTGAAGTGGCGGCCATGGAAAACAAGCCGCTCCTGCGCCCCGGCGCCGACGCGTCCGGAAAGGAGATGGAGACAAGCGTCTTTGATTTGGCCGAAGTCTCCATCAAAGACCCCGATCTGTGCCCCCGGTACGCCGCCAGGGTTCTGGAGGGCGTGACGGTGGGCCCCTCCCCCTTCTGGCTCAAGGACCGCCTTTTGTCGGTGGGAATGAAACCGGTCAACAACATTGTGGACGTCACCAACTTCGTGATGATGGAGATGGGCCAGCCCCTCCACGCCTTTGATCTGGACCGGCTGGCCGGCCATGCCATCGTGGTGAAAACGGCCGGGAAAAATAAATCGTTCGTCACCCTGGACGGCGTTGAGCGCGCCCTTCCCGAAGACGCCCTGATGATATGCGACGCGGAAAAACCCGTGGCCATCGCCGGGATCATGGGCGGGATGAACTCCGAGATCGAGCCCTCCACCACCCGGGTTCTCATCGAAAGCGCGTATTTCTCATCGGCCGGCGTCCGGAAAATCTCCAAAGCCCTTGGCCTGAGCACGGAAGCGTCCTACCGTTTCGAACGGGGGGGCGATCCCGGGGCAACGGCGGCGGCCCTGGAAAGAGCGGCCGTCCTGATGCTTGAGACGGCCGGGGGCCGTCTGGCCAAAGGGGCCATTGACGAGTTCCCCCAGCCCTTTGCCGAAAAAAAACTGTCCCTGGGCGCGAAAGAAACCAACCGGCTTTTGGGAACCGGCTTTTCAGCGAATGAAATGGCGCGTCTGCTTGAATCCATCGATTTCAAGGTGGAGAAAGAAGAAAACGGGGATTTGACCGTGACGGCGCCGTCCTTCAGGCCCGACATCGGGCGCCCGGTGGATCTCATGGAGGAAATCGCCAGACTCTCGGGTTATGACGACATTCCGGCCTCCTTTCCGGCGATTTCCGGCCAGATCTCCCCGCCGGTCAAACAGCTGGATGTCCGGACGAAAATCAAGGGGCTGATGAAGGGATTCGGCTTTTTCGAGACCATCCACTACAGCTTTGTGAGCGCCGAATCCTGCGATCTTCTGGGCCTGGATGAAAATGACCGCCGAAGGGATTTTGTCAAAATTTTAAACCCCCTTTCCACCCAGCAGGCCGTCATGCGGACCACCCTGCTCCACGGCATGTTTGAGACCGCCGCCCGAAATATCTCCAGGGGGTCGAAAAACCTGAGGCTGTTTGAAATCGGCAAGGTCTTCCGGGTCTTTCCAAACGCCCCGGATCCCAAGGCGCCGGGCAAACCCGGGGAAGAGACCCTGCCCGAGGAGACGGAGACGCTTTTATGCTTCCAGACCGGGGCGAGATGGGAGCGGTCATGGACCCTCAAAGAGACCCCGTGCGATTTCTACGACATGAAGGGCGCGGCCGAAGGCCTCTTCAAAGGGCTGGGAGTGGGCGATGCTCAGTTCACAGCCCTTCCCGAAAGCCACTGCGCGTATGTCAAGCCGGGACACGCGGCCGCCGTCTCCATCAATGGCCAATATATGGGCCTTTTAGGGGAAGTGAGCCCCGGGGTTTTGGAAAAATACGGCATTCCGGGGCCCGCGTTCATCCTTGAAATGAACGCCCACTCTCTTGCCGGGGCGGTTCCCGACACTTTGAAAACCGAGCCTTTGCCCAAATTTCCGTCGGTTTCAAGGGACATCACCCTCATCCTGGACAAGGGGATGGAAACCGGGCGAATCCTTGAGGCCATCCGGGAATTCCAGGAGCCCCTCATGGAAGGGGCGCGTATCCTGGACGTGTTCGACAAAAGCCCCATACCGGAGGGCAAAGCCAGCGTGACTTTCCGGATCACCTACCGGTCTTTGGAAAGAACCCTTGAAGACGAAGAGGCGACGCGCGTAAACCGGAAAATCGCCGACCGAATCATGGACCAGTTTAAAGCCGACCTCCCGGCGTAA
- the infC gene encoding protein chain initiation factor IF-3 (Evidence 2a : Function from experimental evidences in other organisms; PubMedId : 1457399, 1742345, 2954162, 330233, 6325158, 7705354, 9054966, 9614948; Product type f : factor) has protein sequence MININRNVRAKEVRVIDPEGSQIGVIPTYKAIAIANDHGLDLVEISPNANPPVCKIMDYGRYKYEQTKKKQEAKKKQASFQLKEIKVRPKTGEHDLQVKLGHIRKFLLKKDKVKVTVIFRGREITLSGLGRDILKKIAEETSEISFVEQFPKVEGRTMAMVLAPK, from the coding sequence GTGATTAATATCAACCGCAATGTCAGAGCCAAAGAGGTGAGAGTCATCGATCCCGAAGGCTCACAGATCGGGGTCATTCCCACATACAAAGCCATTGCCATCGCCAATGACCACGGGCTGGACCTGGTTGAGATCTCTCCCAACGCCAATCCCCCTGTCTGCAAAATCATGGACTACGGGCGGTACAAATACGAGCAGACCAAGAAAAAACAGGAGGCCAAGAAAAAACAGGCGTCCTTTCAGCTCAAAGAGATCAAGGTCAGACCCAAAACCGGCGAGCATGATCTTCAGGTCAAACTCGGGCACATTAGAAAATTTCTCCTGAAAAAAGACAAAGTGAAAGTGACGGTCATTTTCAGGGGAAGGGAAATCACCCTGTCCGGACTGGGAAGGGATATCCTTAAAAAAATCGCGGAAGAGACCAGCGAAATATCATTTGTGGAGCAGTTTCCCAAAGTGGAGGGAAGAACCATGGCCATGGTTCTCGCTCCCAAATAA
- a CDS encoding conserved hypothetical protein (Evidence 4 : Unknown function but conserved in other organisms) codes for MITLKDAFKTRTFDQDKTIRPEETIQNFKAALKKADLDILKETRRIDNGRLGIPVFLSVCGKDARALSGTRKQMGKGADPLQAEASAMMELAERFSFFSLQNDPSRFFMGSLNDLGKEALPFEMIARSVHDDSKSLGAVREIFAGIPMKWTKGWSLNRQKEWMIPFDWFFAINEFNGTSAGNGPEEALTQGICETIERHVSFLVSEKIAPAPKIRPDSASDPAVKEMIEKYRAAGVRIYISDFSCGLGIPTVGVLAHDPSTFPEKSEIVWTAGTAPNPEKALARALTETAQLAGDFNTGANYLESGLPKFDGPGEADFVIHPEKTVGVGDLPDISDPNMRIEVENLVGAVEKMGMEALIIETTHPLLKIPAFYTIVPGTHFRERAKGGGVAMFLSKIISETLPPGRAIDILGRMDQALPGKYFVRFQLASAHLSAGRPDQALRSLKKSLDMDPAPQDIPSIYSYMGVCLKDMGEYQKALSALEKGARHDPKRTDIHNLAGFCHFMLKEHEKAIASFKKVLEIDPGSAIDYANIASNYRDMGKKDEAVRYYALALELDPSIDFARQNLEKLAG; via the coding sequence ATGATCACATTAAAAGACGCCTTCAAAACCCGGACATTCGACCAGGACAAAACCATCCGACCGGAAGAGACCATTCAAAACTTCAAAGCGGCGCTGAAAAAAGCGGACCTGGACATCCTCAAAGAAACCCGTCGGATCGACAACGGCCGGCTCGGCATACCGGTTTTTCTCAGTGTGTGCGGAAAAGACGCCCGGGCGCTGTCCGGAACCCGAAAACAGATGGGAAAAGGCGCCGACCCCCTCCAGGCCGAGGCCAGCGCCATGATGGAGCTGGCCGAGCGCTTCAGTTTTTTCAGCCTTCAAAACGATCCCTCCCGTTTTTTCATGGGCTCGCTCAACGACCTGGGAAAAGAGGCCCTGCCCTTTGAGATGATCGCCCGCTCGGTTCATGACGACTCCAAATCCCTGGGGGCGGTCCGGGAGATATTCGCCGGTATTCCCATGAAATGGACAAAGGGGTGGAGCTTAAACCGCCAAAAAGAGTGGATGATTCCCTTTGACTGGTTTTTCGCCATCAACGAGTTCAACGGAACATCGGCGGGAAACGGCCCCGAGGAGGCCCTGACCCAGGGAATATGCGAAACCATCGAGCGGCACGTCTCTTTCCTGGTGAGCGAAAAAATCGCCCCGGCCCCGAAAATCCGACCGGATTCGGCGTCGGACCCGGCCGTGAAAGAAATGATCGAAAAATACCGCGCCGCCGGGGTCCGAATTTATATCTCGGATTTTTCCTGCGGCCTGGGAATCCCCACTGTGGGGGTCCTGGCCCACGACCCCTCCACTTTTCCGGAAAAAAGCGAAATCGTCTGGACGGCCGGAACAGCGCCGAACCCGGAGAAAGCGCTCGCCCGGGCCCTCACGGAAACGGCCCAGCTCGCCGGGGACTTCAACACGGGGGCCAACTACCTGGAAAGCGGGCTTCCGAAATTCGACGGCCCCGGGGAGGCCGATTTTGTCATCCACCCTGAAAAAACCGTGGGCGTCGGCGATCTTCCCGATATCTCGGACCCCAATATGAGAATCGAGGTGGAAAACCTGGTCGGGGCCGTTGAAAAAATGGGGATGGAGGCCCTGATCATTGAGACCACCCACCCCCTTCTCAAAATTCCGGCCTTTTACACCATTGTCCCGGGGACCCATTTCAGGGAGCGGGCCAAAGGGGGCGGCGTGGCCATGTTCTTATCCAAAATCATCTCCGAGACGCTTCCCCCCGGCCGCGCCATCGATATCCTTGGACGCATGGACCAGGCGCTTCCCGGCAAATACTTCGTCCGGTTTCAGCTGGCCTCGGCCCATCTTTCAGCGGGCCGGCCGGACCAGGCGCTTCGTTCCCTCAAAAAGTCGCTGGACATGGACCCGGCGCCCCAGGACATCCCCTCCATCTATTCCTACATGGGCGTGTGCTTAAAGGACATGGGGGAATACCAAAAGGCCCTGTCGGCGCTGGAGAAAGGCGCCCGGCATGATCCCAAAAGAACCGACATCCACAACCTGGCGGGCTTTTGCCATTTCATGCTCAAAGAGCACGAAAAGGCCATCGCGTCTTTCAAAAAAGTCCTGGAGATCGACCCGGGATCCGCCATCGACTACGCCAACATCGCCTCCAACTACCGGGACATGGGGAAAAAGGACGAAGCCGTCCGCTATTACGCGCTGGCCCTTGAGCTGGACCCGTCCATTGATTTTGCCAGACAGAATCTTGAAAAACTGGCCGGATGA
- the nadD gene encoding putative nicotinate-nucleotide adenylyltransferase (Evidence 3 : Putative function from multiple computational evidences) — MTRVGLFGGTFNPIHSGHIRAAEKVRDAFDLDTLFFIPSALPPHKSRENLADAKDRLDMIRLATRGGAGFSVSDAEIQRPGASYTIDTARHFKKKMGPFSDVFLVVGMDAFLEIHTWKSYKKLFSLTAFIVMTRLDGGVGKYLDSLGAYIRSRVSGGYGLSQGESCFRHSVLKPVFFFDVKPLDISSTRIRSLIRSGESPGPMLPASVMKFISQKGFYR; from the coding sequence TTGACGCGCGTCGGCCTTTTTGGAGGCACGTTCAATCCCATCCACTCCGGACACATTCGGGCGGCCGAAAAGGTTCGGGACGCCTTTGATCTGGACACGCTTTTTTTCATCCCTTCGGCCCTGCCCCCGCACAAATCCCGCGAAAATCTCGCGGACGCCAAAGACCGTCTGGACATGATCCGCCTGGCGACCCGGGGCGGCGCGGGATTTTCAGTGTCCGACGCGGAGATCCAACGCCCGGGCGCCTCATACACCATCGACACGGCGCGGCATTTCAAAAAAAAGATGGGGCCTTTTTCAGACGTTTTCCTGGTGGTGGGGATGGACGCTTTTTTGGAGATCCACACATGGAAATCATACAAAAAACTCTTTTCTCTCACGGCCTTTATCGTCATGACGCGCCTTGACGGGGGCGTGGGAAAATATCTGGACAGCCTGGGCGCCTATATCCGGTCCCGGGTGTCGGGCGGGTATGGGCTTTCACAGGGCGAATCCTGTTTCCGGCACAGCGTCTTAAAGCCGGTGTTTTTTTTCGATGTCAAACCCCTGGACATCTCCTCCACCCGGATCCGGAGCCTGATCCGGTCCGGCGAAAGCCCCGGCCCCATGCTTCCCGCCTCCGTTATGAAATTTATCAGCCAAAAAGGGTTTTACCGGTAA
- a CDS encoding conserved hypothetical protein (Evidence 4 : Unknown function but conserved in other organisms), which yields MPQLKITATPCISNFLRCCPVLFYEFIIFYLRIKYLDFFIFSFILCRNMDTLSSDTLKGHFLIAMPGMQDPNFFQSVVCLCDHTPEGALGVVINRVHASLSGENIFSELKMPAKTDAGSIPLYIGGPVRMGEIYLLHGPPFGWDSTIMVADDLALSNSVDVLQSIAMGRGPESFIIALGCAGWGPGQLENEIRGNVWLTSPVSKRIIVETPPENRWTEAVKGLGVDPAMLSDKAGHA from the coding sequence TTGCCTCAATTAAAAATAACCGCTACGCCTTGTATATCGAACTTTTTACGATGCTGTCCCGTGCTTTTTTACGAGTTTATCATTTTTTATTTAAGGATCAAATATCTTGATTTTTTTATTTTTTCGTTTATACTGTGCCGAAACATGGACACGCTATCTTCAGACACATTAAAGGGGCATTTTCTCATCGCCATGCCGGGCATGCAAGACCCGAATTTTTTCCAGTCCGTGGTGTGCCTGTGCGATCACACGCCGGAGGGGGCGCTGGGAGTGGTCATCAACCGGGTCCACGCTTCCCTTTCGGGAGAAAATATTTTCAGTGAGCTGAAAATGCCGGCCAAAACCGACGCCGGGTCCATTCCCCTTTACATCGGCGGCCCGGTTCGCATGGGGGAGATCTATCTGCTCCACGGCCCGCCCTTTGGCTGGGACTCCACCATTATGGTGGCCGACGATCTGGCTTTGAGCAATTCGGTGGACGTCCTTCAGTCCATCGCCATGGGCCGGGGGCCCGAGTCCTTCATCATCGCCCTGGGATGCGCCGGCTGGGGCCCGGGCCAGCTGGAAAACGAAATCAGGGGAAACGTCTGGCTCACATCCCCGGTTTCTAAAAGAATCATTGTTGAAACGCCCCCGGAAAACAGGTGGACGGAGGCGGTGAAGGGTCTCGGCGTGGATCCGGCCATGCTGTCCGACAAAGCGGGGCATGCCTGA